The Papaver somniferum cultivar HN1 chromosome 3, ASM357369v1, whole genome shotgun sequence genome includes a region encoding these proteins:
- the LOC113358620 gene encoding auxin efflux carrier component 2-like, with protein sequence MIAGKDIYNVLAAVVPLYVAMFLAYGSVRWWKLFTPDQCSGINRFVSIFAVPLLSFKFISNNNPYKMNYLFLAADSLQKVVVLVALFLWNMFAPNGSIEWVITVFSLLTLPNTLVMGIPLLEAMYGGGDSGALMVQIVVLQSIIWYTLMLFMFEYRGAKLLISEQFPGTAGSITSLRVDSDVFSLSGRQPLQANAEISDDGKLHVVVRRSTSSKSVVSMYENSYRLNSTRSRASNLTGVEIYSVNSSRQHTPNPSTSFNQKEFHEMFKMSGTYGDTNGLQGNGGDAYSLPKSSSYLHEKLKDGNSMRNDNNNKKKFGGRSMSGESLNNVNNPPLNLTFSDTATAVGNMNKDVDNNKDLHMFVWSSNTSINSASKGMIIPIITIFPSYNNNPVYVKERHQNPSTGAHNLDDNEYECSNTDGDLKHVDLEQNGPSFPTNGPLLTMQKSEGNESKHEKSMGARKMPPASVMTRLILIMVWRKLIRNPNTYSSLIGVIWSLVCFRWGIEMPTIIKGSVSILSNTGLGMAMFSLGLFVALQPKAVACGIPMATYSMAVRFLAGPAIIAATSLAVGLRGRLLHISIVQAALPQAIVPFVFAKEYNVHPDILSTGVIFGMVLALPITIIYYILLDLLK encoded by the exons aTGATTGCAGGAAAGGATATTTACAATGTTTTAGCAGCCGTAGTTCCATTATATGTAGCTATGTTTCTAGCATATGGTTCAGTAAGATGGTGGAAACTTTTCACACCGGATCAATGTTCTGGAATCAATCGCTTCGTATCGATTTTCGCTGTTCCTCTCCTTTCATTTAAGTTCATTTCTAATAACAATCCTTACAAGATGAACTATCTTTTCCTTGCTGCAGATTCTTTACAAAAGGTGGTAGTTTTAGTTGCTCTTTTTCTGTGGAATATGTTCGCACCTAATGGAAGCATAGAATGGGTGATTACTGTATTTTCTCTCTTGACGTTGCCGAACACTCTTGTGATGGGGATACCCCTGCTTGAAGCTATGTATGGTGGTGGTGATTCAGGAGCTTTAATGGTCCAAATTGTTGTCTTACAAAGTATTATTTGGTAtactttgatgttgtttatgtttgaatatagagGAGCTAAATTGTTAATCAGTGAACAATTTCCCGGAACGGCTGGGTCGATTACTTCCTTGAGGGTTGATTCCGATGTATTTTCCCTTAGTGGGAGACAACCATTACAAGCGAATGCCGAAATATCTGATGATGGGAAACTTCATGTTGTAGTAAGGCGTTCAACGTCCTCGAAATCGGTCGTTTCTATGTACGAGAACTCCTACAGGTTAAACTCGACGAGATCGAGAGCATCAAATCTAACAGGAGTTGAGATTTATTCGGTAAATTCATCCAGACAACATACACCAAACCCTTCAACCAGTTTTAATCAAAAAGAATTTCACGAGATGTTTAAAATGTCTGGTACATATGGGGATACAAATGGTTTGCAAGGTAACGGTGGAGACGCATATTCGCTACCAAAATCATCATCATACTTGCATGAAAAATTAAAGGATGGAAACAGTATGcgcaatgataataataataagaagaaatttGGAGGAAGAAGTATGAGTGGGGAGTCCTTGAACAATGTTAATAATCCACCACTAAATTTGACGTTTTCGGATACGGCTACTGCTGTTGGCAATATGAACAAAGATGTTGACAATAACAAAGACCTTCATATGTTTGTTTGGAGCTCTAATACTTCTATCAATTCTGCTTCAAAAGGTATGATCATTCCCATTATCACTATTTTTCCTAGCTATAACAACAATCCTGTATATGTCAAAGAACGCCACCAAAATCCATCGA CAGGAGCGCATAATTTAGATGACAATGAGTATGAATGTTCAAACACGGATGGAGATCTGAAACACGTGGATTTGGAACAAAATGGTCCAAGTTTTCCAACAAATGGGCCACTTTTGACAATGCAAAAATCGGAAGGGAATGAGAGTAAGCATGAAAAATCAATGGGTGCTCGTAAAATGCCACCAGCAAGCGTTATGACCAGACTCATCTTGATCATGGTCTGGAGAAAGCTTATTAGAAACCCGAATACTTATTCCAGTCTTATTGGTGTCATTTGGTCTCTCGTTTGTTTCAG GTGGGGGATCGAAATGCCTACAATCATAAAAGGATCGGTATCCATATTATCAAATACAGGACTCGGAATGGCTATGTTCAGCTTAG GTCTGTTCGTGGCATTACAGCCTAAAGCGGTAGCTTGTGGTATACCCATGGCTACATATTCAATGGCTGTGAGATTTTTAGCTGGCCCAGCCATAATTGCAGCAACATCCTTGGCCGTCGGTCTTCGGGGAAGACTTTTGCATATTTCCATTGTTCAG GCAGCTTTGCCTCAAGCAATAGTACCCTTTGTATTTGCCAAAGAGTATAATGTTCATCCGGACATACTTAGCACTGG GGTTATTTTTGGAATGGTATTGGCGTTACCTATTACGATAATCTACTATATTCTTCTTGATTTATTAAAGTGA